Proteins found in one Timaviella obliquedivisa GSE-PSE-MK23-08B genomic segment:
- a CDS encoding glycosyltransferase: MPAIAILLSRLLQAPRRHPPLKPQPATPDQLGQVSIVVPTLNEAARISPCLAGLTRQSYEVREIIVVDSRSQDGTGALVKTAQRSDPRFRLMIDDPLPQGWVGRPWALHTGFLHSSEGSEWVLGIDADTQPQPGLVASLIATAEQEGYDLISLSPQFILEGLGELWLQPALLMTLVYRFGATGAIADGAERVMANGQCFLCRRSLLVSLNGYTVAKSSFCDDVTLARYAARQGAKVGFLDGANVLKVRMYEGMAETWREWGRSLDLKDASSVGQKWGDLGFLLAVQGLPIVIVLLLLVSIGLGYAPLLAWLALGVNGALVAMRFALCKAIAPSYDFSQAPASWTFWLSPLADPAAVYRIFLSSLRSPKQWRGRDYS, encoded by the coding sequence ATGCCCGCGATCGCCATTCTCTTATCGCGCTTACTACAAGCGCCTCGTCGTCATCCACCCCTGAAGCCTCAACCCGCAACGCCTGACCAGTTGGGGCAGGTCAGCATCGTTGTGCCGACACTGAACGAAGCAGCAAGAATTAGCCCTTGTTTGGCAGGTCTGACCCGACAAAGTTACGAAGTCCGCGAAATTATTGTGGTTGACAGCCGTTCTCAAGATGGCACAGGAGCTTTAGTAAAGACGGCTCAGCGTTCCGATCCACGCTTTCGGCTCATGATAGATGATCCCCTGCCTCAGGGATGGGTGGGTCGTCCTTGGGCGCTGCATACGGGTTTTCTTCACAGTTCCGAGGGCAGTGAATGGGTCTTAGGCATTGATGCTGATACGCAACCGCAGCCGGGACTAGTAGCAAGCTTGATTGCAACGGCTGAGCAAGAAGGATATGACTTAATCTCACTATCGCCCCAATTTATTTTGGAGGGCTTAGGCGAACTTTGGTTGCAGCCTGCACTGTTGATGACGCTGGTCTATCGTTTTGGGGCAACCGGAGCGATCGCCGATGGGGCGGAGCGGGTTATGGCAAATGGGCAGTGTTTTCTGTGCCGTCGATCGCTCCTTGTTTCCCTTAACGGCTATACCGTTGCTAAAAGCTCGTTCTGCGATGATGTGACGCTGGCACGGTATGCCGCCAGGCAAGGGGCAAAGGTTGGTTTTTTGGATGGCGCAAATGTTTTGAAAGTGCGCATGTACGAGGGCATGGCAGAAACTTGGCGTGAGTGGGGGCGATCGCTCGATTTGAAAGATGCCTCTAGCGTGGGGCAAAAGTGGGGAGATTTAGGTTTTCTGCTGGCAGTTCAAGGGCTACCAATCGTCATAGTCTTACTGCTGCTAGTCAGTATCGGGCTAGGATATGCGCCCTTGTTAGCTTGGCTAGCGTTAGGAGTCAATGGAGCCTTGGTAGCAATGCGGTTTGCGTTGTGTAAAGCGATCGCTCCTTCATACGACTTCAGCCAAGCACCAGCTTCTTGGACATTTTGGCTATCACCGCTAGCTGATCCGGCAGCTGTTTATCGCATCTTTTTGTCATCACTTCGCAGCCCTAAGCAATGGCGAGGACGAGATTATTCCTAA